The Limnochorda sp. LNt genome includes a region encoding these proteins:
- a CDS encoding Mur ligase family protein: MKPIGRRDQERQQGAADAAVPLTRLLEAVPNLLGVSSGRADEDGWIRGLTADSRSVRPGDCFVAIRGTRLDGHAYVDEAVRRGAAAVVVDRPEVSRRLASLEPRLPVVLVGDSRLALAWMAAAWYRHPSDALHVVGVTGTVGKTSTALYARQLLETAGIPTGAVGTLGIFTSTGWRPSELTTPDPMTLQAALRDMADEGLHAATLEVSSHALLQHRAASVRLRTGVLTEMAPHEHVDVHPTFEAYLQAKARLLDLLDPEAILVYHAGNTHSRTLAARWPAPQRIGYQLRDGSAALGVGPSEGEGARVEGRIRGLDLSGIALELHVAVDARPALTMPVHLSLVGPQAALAAVGAAAVALAMGVPPEALRHGLAGLHPLRRRTEVLMREPFVVIDDTAAHPASLERLLGTLAACRARGIVLLMGIRGSRGVEINARNGQVVAAWSHRLPIEAIVVTDAEEAVGPRDRVLPEERRAVLSALASGPIPPLHLPGLEQAVAAALHRIRPGGVLVMTGTQALDGAASLLLRRLGREDGAGRAEV, from the coding sequence GTGAAGCCGATAGGACGACGTGACCAGGAACGGCAGCAGGGGGCGGCCGACGCGGCCGTCCCCCTGACGCGTCTGCTGGAGGCGGTCCCCAACCTGCTCGGAGTGTCGTCGGGCCGTGCCGACGAGGACGGGTGGATCCGGGGCCTGACCGCCGACTCGAGGTCGGTGAGGCCCGGTGACTGTTTCGTCGCCATCCGGGGGACGCGCCTCGACGGTCACGCCTACGTGGACGAGGCCGTCCGCCGGGGGGCGGCCGCCGTCGTGGTAGACAGGCCGGAGGTGTCGCGGCGCCTCGCCAGCCTCGAGCCCCGCCTGCCCGTCGTCCTGGTGGGCGACAGCCGGCTGGCGCTGGCGTGGATGGCCGCGGCGTGGTACCGACACCCGTCCGATGCGCTCCACGTCGTGGGCGTGACCGGCACGGTGGGCAAGACGTCCACCGCACTGTATGCCCGGCAGCTGCTGGAGACCGCCGGCATCCCCACGGGCGCCGTGGGGACCCTGGGCATCTTCACGAGCACGGGATGGCGGCCCTCGGAGCTGACCACCCCCGACCCCATGACGCTGCAGGCAGCCCTGCGGGACATGGCGGACGAGGGGCTGCACGCCGCCACGCTCGAGGTGTCGTCGCACGCGCTGCTGCAGCACCGCGCCGCCTCGGTGCGGCTGCGCACCGGCGTACTGACGGAGATGGCGCCCCATGAGCACGTCGACGTCCACCCCACCTTCGAGGCCTACCTGCAGGCCAAGGCGCGGTTGCTGGACCTCCTGGATCCGGAGGCCATCCTCGTCTACCACGCCGGCAACACCCACTCGCGGACGCTGGCTGCGCGGTGGCCGGCGCCCCAGCGGATCGGCTACCAGCTGCGGGACGGGAGCGCCGCCCTCGGGGTCGGGCCGTCGGAGGGAGAGGGCGCCCGCGTCGAGGGACGGATCCGAGGGCTCGACCTGTCGGGGATCGCGCTGGAGCTGCACGTCGCTGTCGACGCGCGGCCGGCGCTGACGATGCCGGTCCACCTCTCGCTGGTGGGACCCCAGGCCGCGCTGGCGGCCGTGGGAGCAGCGGCGGTCGCGCTGGCGATGGGGGTGCCGCCCGAAGCCCTGCGCCACGGCCTCGCGGGCCTTCACCCGCTGCGTCGGCGCACGGAGGTGCTGATGCGCGAGCCCTTCGTCGTCATCGATGACACGGCGGCTCACCCGGCGAGCCTCGAGCGCTTGCTGGGCACGCTGGCCGCTTGCCGGGCTCGGGGCATCGTCTTGCTGATGGGCATCCGGGGAAGCCGGGGTGTCGAGATCAACGCCCGCAACGGGCAGGTCGTGGCGGCCTGGTCGCACCGATTGCCCATCGAGGCCATCGTCGTCACCGACGCCGAGGAGGCGGTGGGCCCCAGGGATCGGGTCCTCCCCGAGGAGCGGCGAGCCGTCCTCTCGGCCCTGGCATCGGGCCCCATCCCCCCGCTGCACCTGCCGGGCCTCGAGCAGGCCGTGGCGGCCGCGCTCCACCGGATCCGGCCGGGCGGCGTGCTGGTCATGACCGGCACCCAGGCGCTGGACGGGGCCGCCTCGCTGCTGTTGCGCCGATTGGGGCGGGAGGACGGGGCGGGCAGGGCGGAGGTCTAG
- a CDS encoding HD domain-containing phosphohydrolase, which yields MTTRRTGTPLHRLLHALWRVGAARDVGATCRQLARESSALTGADGVAVYLWSGDRGPVCAHTRGVSASSDRAMRHSMRKLVAGVRGRLPRPRIIADATAQHRWPDLAEAARREGWRTVALFPLVFERRVAGVLALFHRAARSYRPAERQALEAIAHHAALSLSSAQLVQQSRQRADELQQMYDRLHEAYRHLQAFHDVGVELVASLDVHRVLQTVARYAAELTGSDAGGVFEFDPAAGTLRVSAGYRASPAFEEGILQARVTLGQGAIGQAALDGRPVQIPDVEAEPDYPFHPLVRAEGFRAILAVPMLARGELLGGVVVWRRTPGPFPPEQVQLLEALAQQSAAAIRNARLYAALEKAYDDTLEALTAALDVRDRDTEGHSRRVAALALAIGRELGLPHEQLQALYRGGLLHDIGKIGIPDRILHKPGPLDEEEWAVMRRHPRLGFKVLDGVEFLLAGSEVVLYHHERYDGKGYPMGLRGDAIPLVARVFAVADAYDAMTSPRPYRAPMDSRSAIEEIVRNAGSQFDPQVVRAFLRVVGAPGSGSNGAHPLSTPAP from the coding sequence ATGACGACACGTCGGACAGGGACCCCCTTGCACCGTCTGTTGCACGCCCTGTGGAGGGTGGGTGCGGCCCGCGACGTCGGCGCGACCTGCCGCCAGCTCGCTCGAGAGAGCTCCGCCTTGACCGGGGCCGACGGAGTGGCCGTGTACCTGTGGTCCGGCGATCGCGGCCCCGTGTGCGCACACACCCGGGGGGTATCGGCGTCCTCCGACCGGGCGATGCGCCATTCGATGCGCAAGCTGGTGGCAGGGGTCCGAGGGCGCCTGCCTCGGCCGCGGATCATCGCGGACGCCACGGCCCAGCACCGTTGGCCCGATCTGGCCGAGGCCGCAAGACGAGAGGGATGGCGGACCGTCGCCCTCTTTCCGCTCGTCTTCGAGCGCCGGGTCGCCGGCGTACTGGCGCTTTTCCACCGCGCGGCCCGGTCCTATCGTCCCGCCGAGCGGCAGGCGCTGGAGGCCATCGCCCATCATGCGGCACTGTCGCTCTCGAGCGCCCAGCTGGTGCAGCAGAGCCGCCAGCGTGCCGACGAGCTGCAGCAGATGTACGACCGGCTGCACGAGGCGTACCGGCACCTGCAGGCCTTCCACGACGTCGGCGTCGAGCTGGTGGCCAGCCTCGACGTCCACCGGGTGTTGCAGACCGTGGCGCGTTACGCCGCCGAGCTGACAGGCTCCGATGCGGGCGGGGTCTTCGAGTTCGACCCCGCCGCCGGCACCCTGCGCGTGAGCGCCGGTTACCGGGCCTCGCCGGCCTTCGAGGAGGGGATCCTGCAGGCGCGGGTCACCCTCGGGCAAGGGGCCATCGGCCAGGCGGCTCTGGACGGCCGCCCGGTGCAGATCCCCGACGTCGAGGCCGAGCCGGACTATCCCTTCCATCCGCTGGTGCGGGCCGAGGGCTTCCGCGCCATCCTGGCGGTGCCGATGCTGGCGCGGGGGGAGCTGCTGGGAGGGGTCGTGGTGTGGCGGCGCACGCCGGGACCCTTCCCGCCCGAGCAGGTCCAGCTGCTGGAGGCGCTGGCGCAGCAGTCCGCGGCGGCCATCCGCAACGCGCGGCTCTACGCCGCCCTGGAGAAGGCCTACGACGACACGCTGGAGGCATTGACGGCCGCGCTCGACGTGCGCGACCGCGACACCGAGGGGCACTCGCGCCGGGTGGCCGCGCTCGCCCTGGCCATCGGCCGCGAGCTGGGGCTCCCGCACGAGCAGTTGCAGGCCCTGTACCGGGGCGGGCTGCTGCACGACATCGGCAAGATCGGCATCCCCGACCGCATCCTCCACAAGCCCGGCCCCCTTGACGAGGAGGAGTGGGCCGTCATGCGCCGCCACCCGAGGCTCGGCTTCAAGGTGCTGGACGGCGTCGAGTTCCTGCTGGCCGGCAGCGAGGTGGTGCTCTACCACCACGAGCGCTACGACGGCAAGGGCTACCCCATGGGGCTGCGCGGCGACGCGATCCCGCTCGTCGCCCGGGTCTTCGCGGTGGCCGACGCCTACGACGCCATGACGTCGCCCCGGCCCTACCGGGCCCCCATGGATTCCCGCTCGGCCATCGAGGAGATCGTGCGAAACGCCGGCAGCCAGTTCGACCCGCAGGTGGTCCGGGCCTTCCTGCGGGTGGTGGGAGCGCCCGGATCCGGCTCCAACGGCGCGCACCCGCTCAGCACGCCGGCGCCGTGA
- a CDS encoding b(o/a)3-type cytochrome-c oxidase subunit 1, producing the protein MSLAQRRLVSWHLYVAVGALALGASMGPLQALEHMGIDLYRYVPFLASYYQGLSLHGVLNVLVWTTFFISGFLTFVTSATLRRPLYSLRLGWLAWGLMTVGVVMAGWAMLTNQATVLFTSYPPLKGHPAYYFGLTLLVVGTWLVSANLFLTWRQWRREHPTERTPLGAFGALVTFVMWDLASVGLAVESLLMLIPMSLGTVEGTDPVLARAFFWFTGHPIVYFWLLPAYVSWYSMVPKQAGGKLFSDPLARLALLLFIPFSIPVGLHHQFTDPGIAQGWKMVHAALTFVVFFPSAMTAFTLLASLENAGRARGARGWFDWFFRLPWRDPSVAAQLFAMILFALGGISGIINASYNLNLMVHNTAWVPGHFHLTVGSGVTLTFMGISYWLIPYLTGRRLWSPKAALVQAWTWFIGMLIFGRGMHWLGLLGAPRRTMLGAATYAQLRPDWALPSVLVGVGGVILAVSLYLYLVQIVATLFFSREPAQVEVPEAEAVSGPEHAPFWFERWRLWVGAAVGLAALGYVPTLVDLLTRFTPVPGLRVW; encoded by the coding sequence ATGAGCCTCGCCCAACGCCGACTGGTGAGCTGGCACCTCTACGTCGCGGTGGGCGCCCTGGCGCTGGGAGCGTCCATGGGGCCGTTGCAAGCCCTCGAGCACATGGGGATCGACCTGTATCGCTATGTGCCATTCCTGGCCTCTTACTACCAGGGCCTGAGCCTGCACGGCGTGCTCAACGTCCTGGTCTGGACGACGTTCTTCATCAGCGGCTTCTTGACGTTCGTCACCTCGGCCACGCTGAGGCGACCGTTGTACAGCTTGCGCCTGGGCTGGCTCGCCTGGGGCCTGATGACGGTGGGAGTCGTCATGGCCGGCTGGGCCATGCTGACCAACCAGGCCACGGTGCTCTTCACCTCCTACCCACCCCTCAAGGGCCACCCGGCGTACTACTTCGGGCTCACCTTGCTGGTCGTGGGTACGTGGCTGGTCTCGGCCAACCTCTTCCTGACCTGGCGACAGTGGCGCCGTGAGCATCCCACGGAGCGCACCCCGCTGGGCGCCTTCGGGGCGCTGGTTACCTTCGTCATGTGGGATCTGGCGAGCGTCGGGCTGGCGGTCGAGTCGCTGCTGATGCTGATCCCCATGTCGCTGGGCACCGTGGAGGGCACCGACCCGGTGCTGGCGCGGGCCTTCTTCTGGTTCACGGGTCACCCCATCGTCTACTTCTGGCTCCTGCCGGCTTACGTGTCATGGTACAGCATGGTGCCCAAGCAGGCCGGCGGCAAGCTCTTCAGCGACCCGCTGGCTCGGCTGGCGCTGCTCCTGTTCATCCCCTTCTCCATCCCGGTGGGGCTGCACCACCAGTTCACCGACCCGGGCATCGCCCAGGGGTGGAAGATGGTGCACGCGGCCCTCACCTTCGTCGTCTTCTTCCCCAGCGCCATGACGGCCTTCACCCTGCTGGCCTCGCTGGAGAACGCGGGACGGGCCCGAGGAGCGCGGGGCTGGTTCGACTGGTTCTTCCGGCTGCCGTGGCGCGATCCTTCGGTGGCCGCCCAGCTGTTCGCCATGATCCTCTTCGCGCTGGGCGGCATCAGCGGCATCATCAACGCCTCGTACAACCTCAACCTGATGGTGCACAACACGGCCTGGGTGCCCGGCCACTTCCACTTGACGGTGGGCTCGGGGGTCACCCTCACGTTCATGGGCATCTCCTACTGGCTCATCCCCTACCTGACGGGCCGACGCCTCTGGAGTCCCAAGGCGGCCCTGGTACAGGCCTGGACGTGGTTCATCGGGATGCTCATCTTCGGGCGGGGCATGCACTGGCTGGGTCTCTTGGGCGCCCCCCGGCGGACCATGCTGGGCGCCGCCACCTACGCCCAGCTGCGCCCCGATTGGGCCCTCCCCTCCGTCCTGGTGGGCGTCGGCGGCGTGATCCTGGCCGTCAGCCTCTACCTGTACCTCGTGCAGATCGTGGCCACCCTCTTCTTCTCCCGGGAGCCGGCCCAGGTGGAGGTGCCCGAGGCTGAGGCCGTGTCGGGGCCGGAGCACGCGCCCTTCTGGTTCGAGCGGTGGCGACTCTGGGTGGGTGCCGCGGTGGGGCTGGCCGCGCTGGGATACGTGCCCACCCTGGTGGACCTGCTGACCCGGTTCACCCCGGTGCCGGGACTGCGCGTCTGGTAG
- a CDS encoding cytochrome c oxidase subunit II, with product MQIDRYERRWMVLTAVTLAVLFVAVMGSVLGAGIQVPGIDGQVDPRALASTPPFDRPGLRELGPGRYEATIVAFIWAYSPNEIRVPAGSTVTFTLTSRDVVHGFRILDTPVNTMVIPGQVARVTHTFTRPDTYLFVCHEYCGVNHHTMYGRIIVE from the coding sequence GTGCAGATCGACCGTTACGAGCGGCGGTGGATGGTCCTGACGGCGGTGACGCTGGCCGTCTTGTTCGTGGCGGTGATGGGCTCCGTCCTGGGAGCGGGCATCCAGGTGCCGGGCATCGACGGGCAGGTCGATCCCCGAGCCCTGGCCAGCACCCCGCCGTTCGACCGGCCGGGTCTGCGGGAGCTGGGGCCCGGACGCTACGAGGCGACCATCGTCGCCTTCATCTGGGCCTACTCGCCCAACGAGATCCGGGTGCCCGCCGGCTCCACGGTGACCTTCACCCTGACGAGCCGGGACGTCGTCCACGGCTTTCGCATCCTCGACACCCCGGTCAACACCATGGTCATCCCGGGCCAGGTCGCCAGGGTGACCCACACGTTCACCCGCCCGGACACCTATCTCTTCGTCTGCCACGAGTACTGCGGCGTCAACCACCACACCATGTACGGCCGCATCATCGTCGAGTGA
- a CDS encoding SCO family protein gives MAGKLGRTGRWAWGGLLVVPLAVVGFAVAKPVKVLPRLGPAPIFRLVDADGRAVTHEQMRGRPVLYSFFTTSADDRVGSVMTRHLLALQDRWSRGSPDAASPTPLLVTITLDPERDTPARLKAWAERVGVDPQRWLLLTGAGLAVKLVVGTGFGVYYETPPGNYDSRYVLVDAAGEIRAVYRGPQLDVATVAADLALLQREAAARGAARLAYAAAHWFACYPVR, from the coding sequence GTGGCAGGCAAGCTGGGGCGCACCGGGCGGTGGGCCTGGGGCGGTCTTCTCGTGGTCCCCCTGGCGGTCGTCGGCTTCGCCGTCGCGAAGCCCGTCAAGGTGTTGCCCCGCCTGGGCCCCGCCCCCATCTTCCGGCTCGTCGACGCCGACGGACGGGCCGTCACCCACGAGCAGATGCGGGGGCGCCCCGTGCTCTACAGCTTCTTCACCACCTCCGCCGACGACCGGGTGGGCAGCGTCATGACGCGTCACCTGCTGGCTCTACAGGATCGGTGGTCACGGGGATCGCCGGATGCGGCCTCCCCCACGCCGTTGCTGGTCACCATCACCCTCGATCCGGAGCGCGACACCCCGGCGCGCCTCAAGGCCTGGGCCGAGCGGGTCGGGGTCGACCCGCAGCGCTGGCTCCTCCTGACCGGGGCGGGACTGGCCGTCAAACTGGTGGTCGGCACCGGCTTCGGCGTCTACTACGAGACGCCGCCGGGCAACTACGACAGCCGCTACGTCCTCGTTGACGCGGCCGGCGAGATCAGGGCGGTGTACCGGGGCCCGCAGCTCGACGTCGCCACCGTCGCGGCGGACCTGGCCCTGCTCCAGCGGGAGGCGGCGGCCCGGGGAGCGGCCCGCCTCGCTTACGCCGCGGCCCATTGGTTCGCCTGCTATCCGGTGCGGTAA
- a CDS encoding response regulator transcription factor produces MPPIRVLVVDDHRLFREGLRRILASHDDMEVVGLAADGQEAVEQARLHRPDVILMDVKMPGTDGVAATRAVREVVPDVRVVMLTVSERDEDLFGAIKAGARGYLLKSVHEEQLLEAIRQVHRGEAVLSPQLAARLLQEMVRKDAAPQEPSALTEREVEVLRLASEGLTNREIAERLHLSVHTVKTHLRHALDKLHARNRAEAATKAWRQGHLTAPPPQGQK; encoded by the coding sequence ATGCCTCCCATACGGGTCCTGGTCGTGGATGATCACCGCCTCTTCCGCGAGGGGCTGCGGCGGATCCTGGCCAGCCACGACGACATGGAGGTGGTCGGGCTGGCCGCCGACGGGCAGGAGGCGGTCGAGCAGGCCCGGCTGCACCGTCCCGACGTGATCCTGATGGACGTCAAGATGCCGGGCACGGACGGGGTGGCCGCGACCCGCGCCGTGCGGGAGGTGGTGCCCGACGTGCGAGTCGTCATGCTCACCGTCTCCGAGCGGGACGAGGATCTCTTCGGAGCCATCAAGGCGGGCGCCCGGGGCTACCTGCTCAAGAGCGTCCACGAGGAGCAGCTGCTGGAGGCCATCCGGCAGGTGCATCGTGGCGAGGCGGTGCTCTCGCCCCAACTGGCGGCGCGGCTGCTGCAGGAGATGGTCCGAAAGGACGCGGCCCCCCAGGAGCCATCCGCCCTGACGGAGCGTGAGGTGGAGGTGCTCCGACTGGCCAGCGAGGGGCTGACCAACCGGGAGATCGCCGAGCGGCTCCACCTATCGGTGCACACGGTCAAGACCCATCTGCGCCACGCCCTCGACAAGCTCCACGCCAGAAACCGCGCCGAGGCGGCCACCAAGGCCTGGCGCCAGGGCCACCTGACCGCACCACCCCCGCAGGGACAAAAGTAA